A single genomic interval of Pseudobacteroides sp. harbors:
- a CDS encoding DUF4280 domain-containing protein encodes MASYVVQGAKLKCTFGSQESTFQVPVDHKIYINNKAQGNMMDFKPMMNIMPFGLCSSLANPTVAAATAAASGVLQKMPCIPATVTPWFNVKMDVLLEYFPAMLDSSKTMCMWCGMISITDNGQ; translated from the coding sequence ATGGCAAGCTATGTAGTACAGGGTGCAAAGCTAAAGTGTACCTTTGGCAGTCAGGAAAGTACTTTTCAGGTTCCGGTAGACCACAAAATCTATATAAACAACAAGGCACAGGGAAACATGATGGACTTTAAGCCAATGATGAACATAATGCCCTTCGGATTATGCAGCAGCCTGGCCAATCCTACAGTTGCAGCCGCAACAGCAGCAGCAAGCGGTGTGCTTCAAAAGATGCCGTGCATACCTGCAACGGTTACACCTTGGTTTAATGTAAAAATGGATGTTTTATTGGAATATTTTCCTGCAATGTTGGATAGCTCAAAGACAATGTGCATGTGGTGCGGGATGATTAGTATAACAGATAACGGACAGTAA
- a CDS encoding contractile injection system protein, VgrG/Pvc8 family has translation MGSKTTIAYGNIKIKSPYNIKTILNMRIEHRINDHSKIHISGILSDENKEKYVEQATIKDVIEVTQTDDNSASTKLFKGIVTEIEIKAARGIYYIELVGASSTFNMDVKLKRRSFQDKDMAYTDLVKKVIADYPGDSIDMAAKGEKLKKFIIQYDETDWEFLKRVASHFNTGLVADYLSDKPKFWFGIPEGGSKGSLEEFNYNVSKKVEDYRILSENKVDGIDIADFTYFEVETDKVLNIGDSVTFNSINLYVNSSISYIENSVLRHSYFLTPQKGLTQDILLNSKACKKAVEGKVIEVKEDNVRIHLDIDKEQQKDKAYWFPYATTHTSEGNTGWYCMPELEDRVKLYFPTDKEEEGVVVDSVRRKIKGGDKIGKPEEKYFRTKFKKENKYTEKELAFSAKDDKVLISLHEDKGIEILTDSELKIKCDNDLIINADKIDIKAAKGIDMVCNASSIKMDGKTDIKGTLVKVRC, from the coding sequence ATGGGAAGCAAAACTACAATTGCGTATGGTAATATAAAGATCAAATCACCTTATAATATTAAAACTATCCTTAACATGAGGATAGAGCATAGAATAAACGATCACTCCAAAATACACATATCTGGAATTTTATCAGATGAAAACAAGGAAAAATATGTTGAACAGGCTACCATAAAGGATGTGATTGAAGTTACCCAGACAGATGATAATTCTGCATCTACCAAGCTTTTTAAGGGTATTGTGACGGAAATAGAAATAAAGGCTGCAAGAGGTATTTATTATATTGAGCTTGTTGGGGCCTCATCTACTTTCAATATGGATGTTAAGTTAAAAAGGCGTTCTTTTCAAGATAAGGACATGGCATATACCGATCTTGTAAAAAAGGTTATAGCTGATTATCCGGGGGATTCTATAGATATGGCGGCGAAGGGTGAGAAGCTAAAAAAGTTTATAATTCAGTATGATGAAACTGACTGGGAATTTTTAAAGAGGGTGGCTTCACATTTTAATACAGGTCTTGTTGCAGACTACTTGTCGGATAAACCCAAGTTCTGGTTTGGAATCCCTGAGGGAGGAAGCAAAGGCAGCCTTGAGGAGTTTAATTACAATGTAAGCAAAAAGGTTGAAGACTATAGAATTCTATCGGAAAATAAGGTAGACGGTATAGATATCGCTGATTTTACTTACTTTGAAGTAGAGACTGATAAAGTTTTGAATATTGGGGATTCTGTAACGTTTAACAGTATTAATTTATATGTGAATAGTTCTATAAGCTATATTGAAAACAGTGTATTAAGACATTCATATTTTCTTACACCCCAAAAGGGTCTTACACAAGATATTCTATTAAACAGCAAGGCCTGCAAAAAAGCAGTAGAAGGTAAAGTAATAGAAGTAAAGGAAGATAACGTAAGGATTCACCTTGATATTGACAAGGAGCAGCAGAAGGATAAGGCATATTGGTTTCCTTATGCAACTACACATACCTCGGAAGGAAATACGGGATGGTACTGCATGCCTGAACTGGAAGACCGGGTTAAACTTTATTTTCCAACTGACAAAGAGGAAGAAGGCGTTGTTGTTGATTCCGTTAGAAGAAAGATAAAAGGCGGAGACAAGATTGGAAAGCCAGAGGAGAAGTATTTCAGGACCAAGTTTAAGAAGGAAAACAAATACACAGAAAAGGAGCTTGCCTTTTCTGCAAAGGATGACAAGGTATTAATAAGCCTGCATGAAGACAAGGGAATAGAAATACTTACTGACAGTGAGCTTAAAATAAAATGCGATAATGATCTGATTATAAATGCAGATAAGATAGATATTAAAGCAGCTAAGGGAATTGATATGGTATGCAATGCAAGCAGTATAAAAATGGATGGCAAGACAGATATAAAGGGTACACTCGTTAAAGTGAGGTGCTAA